One Dictyoglomus turgidum DSM 6724 DNA window includes the following coding sequences:
- a CDS encoding Gfo/Idh/MocA family protein, translating into MRWGIVGTGRIVRDRFLPALEQVPGAKLTAIVTTNPERAKDLSERYGARIYSNLEAVEDVDVIYIATPNKFHKEQTIICAKMGIHVLCEKPMALSVKEAEEMVEECKRNKVILGIANMGRFNPFNIGAKKLLEENIVGKIGIIKASFSFVNNERNAWRYSLDLAGGGAIMDIGVHVINTLHFWFPNNKVEEIVAINEHYGYEVEQNAGAVVRFDNGMMALLDVSYDTMLSVSFEIRGDEGILYILDTLYQEYDGKVILRRFNNYTFYNFYGENQYVAEIKDTEEAIKEGREPATSGTDGLKDMRVIEGWYESAKEKKLVYL; encoded by the coding sequence ATGAGATGGGGAATAGTGGGAACTGGAAGGATTGTAAGGGATAGGTTTTTGCCTGCCTTAGAGCAAGTTCCCGGGGCAAAGTTGACAGCTATTGTGACCACAAATCCAGAGAGAGCAAAAGATCTTTCTGAGAGATATGGGGCAAGAATTTATTCTAATTTAGAAGCTGTAGAAGATGTAGATGTGATCTATATTGCAACGCCAAATAAATTTCATAAAGAGCAGACAATAATATGTGCTAAGATGGGAATTCATGTGCTTTGTGAAAAGCCTATGGCGCTTAGTGTGAAAGAGGCTGAGGAGATGGTAGAAGAGTGCAAAAGAAATAAGGTTATTCTTGGAATTGCCAATATGGGAAGATTTAATCCTTTTAATATTGGAGCTAAAAAGCTTCTTGAGGAAAATATTGTGGGGAAAATTGGAATTATAAAGGCAAGCTTTTCTTTTGTAAATAATGAGAGGAATGCCTGGAGATATAGTTTAGATCTTGCTGGGGGTGGAGCCATAATGGATATTGGAGTTCATGTGATAAATACCCTTCATTTTTGGTTTCCTAATAATAAAGTTGAAGAGATTGTGGCTATCAATGAGCATTATGGGTATGAGGTAGAGCAAAATGCAGGTGCAGTGGTACGTTTTGATAATGGTATGATGGCACTTTTGGATGTAAGTTATGATACTATGCTTTCTGTGTCCTTTGAAATACGCGGAGATGAAGGTATTTTATATATTCTTGACACATTATATCAGGAGTATGATGGAAAAGTAATCCTAAGAAGGTTTAATAATTACACCTTTTATAATTTTTATGGAGAGAATCAATATGTGGCTGAGATAAAAGACACGGAGGAGGCTATAAAAGAAGGAAGAGAGCCTGCAACTTCAGGAACTGATGGGCTGAAAGATATGAGGGTAATAGAAGGTTGGTATGAATCGGCAAAAGAGAAAAAGTTAGTATACTTGTAA
- a CDS encoding MarR family winged helix-turn-helix transcriptional regulator: MEKKNIYEIFKEVIREHFIRREKLLSGLKLYRGQAPILLLLSERDGLTQKEIVENMKIKPSTVAIMIRRMKKRGLVITKRDEKDKRFSKVYLTDEGRKFICKLKKTYKQLEEECFGNFTEEERETLKNYLERIRDNLRILNEEKG; this comes from the coding sequence ATGGAGAAGAAGAATATATATGAAATATTTAAAGAAGTGATAAGGGAGCACTTTATAAGGAGAGAAAAACTTCTTAGTGGTTTGAAGCTTTATCGGGGACAGGCGCCTATACTTCTTCTTTTATCAGAAAGAGATGGTTTAACCCAAAAGGAGATTGTAGAAAATATGAAAATAAAGCCTTCTACCGTTGCTATAATGATAAGGAGAATGAAAAAAAGAGGTTTAGTAATTACAAAGAGGGATGAAAAAGATAAAAGGTTCTCAAAGGTTTATCTTACCGATGAGGGAAGAAAATTTATCTGTAAACTGAAGAAAACTTATAAACAGCTTGAAGAAGAATGCTTTGGGAACTTTACAGAAGAGGAAAGAGAGACTTTAAAAAATTATTTAGAAAGGATCAGAGATAATTTGAGAATACTTAACGAAGAAAAAGGGTAA
- a CDS encoding GTPase, with the protein MPANLPPQYFEAEKKFREAKTIEDKIQALKEMLAILPKHKGTDKMKADLRRKLSQLMEEAEKRAKKGGGRGLDYIEKEGAGQVLLIGPPNTGKSKFFTLLTGVESLVADYPFTTMNPVIGMLPYENIQIQLVDLPPLWEESEGWMYNLIRNADLIILFLSMDLDSIVDEYIKIRNLLEGKKIKLVRKNPDRDPYSPIKENRGIVILNKIDIFAPEERKEEIEIIKKDLNVFCVSAEEGVNMEDIKKSIFDALHIVRVYTKKPGYPPDLSKPYILEKGSTVLDVAEMIHKDIAKNLKFAKLYKKDGSVKGLPVEKSYEVKDEDILEFHT; encoded by the coding sequence ATGCCTGCTAATTTGCCACCTCAATATTTTGAGGCAGAAAAGAAATTCCGAGAGGCGAAAACTATTGAAGATAAGATTCAGGCATTAAAAGAGATGCTTGCTATATTACCTAAACATAAAGGTACCGATAAGATGAAGGCAGATTTAAGAAGAAAACTTTCCCAACTTATGGAAGAGGCAGAAAAAAGGGCTAAAAAAGGAGGTGGAAGGGGACTTGATTATATTGAAAAGGAAGGAGCAGGTCAGGTGCTTTTAATAGGTCCCCCTAATACTGGAAAATCTAAATTTTTTACCCTTCTTACAGGGGTCGAGAGTTTAGTTGCTGATTATCCTTTTACTACCATGAATCCTGTGATTGGTATGTTACCTTATGAAAATATTCAAATTCAACTTGTAGATCTTCCTCCTCTTTGGGAGGAATCGGAAGGGTGGATGTATAACTTAATAAGAAATGCAGATTTAATAATCTTATTTTTAAGCATGGATCTTGATTCCATAGTGGATGAATATATAAAGATAAGAAATCTTTTGGAAGGAAAAAAGATAAAGCTTGTAAGGAAAAATCCTGATAGAGATCCTTATTCTCCTATTAAGGAAAATAGGGGCATTGTAATATTGAATAAAATTGATATTTTTGCTCCCGAGGAAAGAAAGGAGGAAATAGAGATTATAAAAAAAGATCTAAATGTATTTTGTGTATCAGCTGAAGAGGGTGTAAATATGGAGGATATTAAGAAGAGCATATTTGATGCTCTACATATAGTAAGGGTTTATACAAAAAAGCCCGGGTATCCTCCCGACTTATCAAAACCATATATTCTTGAAAAGGGAAGTACTGTATTAGATGTAGCAGAGATGATCCATAAAGATATTGCAAAAAATTTAAAATTTGCAAAGCTTTATAAAAAAGACGGTTCAGTAAAAGGACTTCCTGTAGAAAAGAGTTATGAGGTAAAAGATGAAGATATTTTGGAATTTCACACTTAA
- a CDS encoding GntR family transcriptional regulator, with amino-acid sequence MINFDEEIPIYLQIMDFIKKEVVKGKLKGGDKLPSVRELAEMLKVNPNTVQKAYQELEREGITYTLRGIGSFVTQDGKKIEELKKKMAEDVLERFCKDMRDLGFSDEDIIALLQGYLKEVK; translated from the coding sequence ATGATTAATTTTGATGAGGAAATTCCCATATATTTGCAGATTATGGATTTTATTAAAAAAGAAGTAGTAAAAGGAAAGCTTAAAGGGGGTGATAAATTGCCATCGGTGAGGGAGCTTGCAGAGATGTTGAAGGTAAATCCTAACACTGTTCAGAAAGCTTATCAAGAACTTGAAAGAGAGGGTATAACTTACACATTAAGAGGGATTGGTTCCTTTGTAACTCAGGATGGAAAGAAAATAGAAGAACTTAAGAAAAAAATGGCAGAGGATGTTTTGGAAAGATTTTGCAAGGATATGAGAGATTTAGGTTTTTCTGATGAAGATATTATTGCTTTGCTACAAGGTTATTTGAAGGAGGTTAAGTAA
- a CDS encoding ABC transporter ATP-binding protein, with amino-acid sequence MRRDDRTLRSQIPQRGFGPRPFGGPGRGGPRFSFEKIEIKDPLGTLKKLLRYISLYKWGFVFSFLLVFISSVLGIIGPYLIGRAIDLYILPKKFAGFLNFLILLGGIYLLSSFLAWLQGYIMLKTTQKLVFTLRSDLFNKFHSLPVKFFDLRPYGDLMSRITNDIDNLSMVLSNSVIQFFSAITTLIGIVIMMLRISIPMTFVSLITIPLTVFLTDFISKRTRNYFYANQTLLGKLNGIIEEDISGLKVIRIFGREEKEIKKFEEVNNDLTQVGIRAQIFSGSIGPLMNLLNNLGFAIIAGVGGFFAYRRLITIGDITVFINYSRQFTRPINELANQYNMIQSAIASAERIFEVMDEEDEKDVMDGAIELKDIKGEVEFKNVWFSYVKGNPVIKNVSFHVKPGEVFALVGPTGAGKTTIASLVARFYDVDDGEILIDGIDIRRIRRKNLREFLGIVLQDTLLFSTTIRENIRYGRLSATDEEVEEAAKLAHAHDFIIKLPQGYDTVLSEDGGGLSQGQRQLIAIARAILADPKILILDEATSNVDTVTEKYIQKAMLNLMSGRTSFVIAHRLSTVKNADMILVINNGEIIEMGSHEELIRKKGFYYRLYMSQFADEVEIK; translated from the coding sequence ATGCGTAGAGATGATAGAACTTTAAGAAGCCAAATTCCTCAGAGAGGTTTTGGTCCGAGACCTTTCGGTGGTCCTGGGAGGGGAGGTCCTCGGTTTAGTTTTGAAAAGATTGAAATAAAAGATCCTTTGGGCACATTGAAGAAGTTATTAAGATATATAAGTCTCTATAAATGGGGATTTGTCTTCTCATTTTTATTGGTATTTATCTCCTCGGTTTTAGGTATAATTGGTCCCTACCTTATAGGTCGTGCCATAGATTTGTATATACTACCTAAGAAATTTGCAGGCTTTCTTAATTTTCTCATCCTTCTTGGAGGAATTTATCTTTTATCTTCTTTTCTTGCCTGGCTTCAAGGTTATATAATGTTGAAAACTACTCAAAAGTTAGTATTCACATTAAGAAGCGATTTATTCAACAAATTTCATTCTTTGCCTGTTAAATTTTTTGATCTTCGCCCTTACGGAGACCTAATGAGTAGGATAACCAATGATATTGATAACCTTAGTATGGTTTTGTCTAACAGTGTGATACAATTTTTCTCTGCTATTACTACTCTAATTGGCATAGTAATTATGATGCTTAGAATAAGTATTCCTATGACCTTTGTAAGTTTAATAACTATTCCATTGACTGTATTTTTAACTGACTTTATCTCAAAAAGGACTCGAAATTATTTTTATGCTAATCAGACTCTTCTTGGAAAGTTAAATGGAATCATAGAAGAGGATATTTCGGGCTTAAAGGTAATTAGAATATTTGGTAGAGAGGAAAAGGAGATTAAAAAATTTGAAGAAGTGAATAATGATCTTACTCAAGTTGGTATAAGAGCTCAAATATTTTCTGGTTCTATAGGTCCTCTAATGAACCTTTTAAATAACTTAGGATTTGCAATTATAGCTGGAGTAGGAGGTTTTTTTGCTTATAGAAGATTAATTACAATAGGAGATATTACAGTTTTTATTAACTACTCAAGGCAATTTACAAGACCTATAAATGAGCTTGCTAACCAATACAATATGATTCAGTCTGCTATTGCGAGTGCTGAGAGAATTTTTGAGGTTATGGATGAAGAAGATGAGAAGGATGTCATGGATGGAGCAATAGAGCTTAAGGATATTAAAGGTGAAGTGGAGTTTAAGAATGTTTGGTTTTCTTATGTTAAAGGTAATCCTGTAATAAAAAATGTGAGTTTTCATGTAAAACCAGGAGAAGTTTTTGCTCTTGTTGGACCTACTGGGGCAGGAAAAACTACAATTGCGAGTTTGGTGGCAAGATTTTACGATGTGGATGATGGTGAGATTTTAATTGATGGAATAGATATTAGAAGAATAAGAAGAAAGAACTTAAGGGAATTTTTGGGGATTGTTCTTCAAGATACTCTCCTCTTTTCTACAACAATTAGGGAAAATATAAGGTATGGGAGACTTTCTGCTACCGATGAGGAGGTTGAAGAAGCGGCAAAATTGGCTCATGCCCATGACTTTATAATTAAACTTCCCCAGGGCTATGATACAGTGCTCTCTGAAGATGGAGGGGGTCTTAGTCAAGGGCAAAGACAGCTTATTGCTATTGCGAGGGCTATTCTTGCAGATCCTAAGATTTTGATTCTTGATGAGGCTACCAGTAATGTGGATACGGTTACAGAAAAATATATACAAAAAGCTATGTTAAATTTAATGTCAGGAAGAACGAGTTTTGTGATAGCTCATAGACTGTCTACAGTAAAAAATGCTGACATGATTTTGGTGATAAACAATGGGGAAATAATAGAGATGGGAAGTCATGAGGAGCTTATTAGAAAGAAAGGTTTTTATTATCGCCTTTATATGAGTCAATTTGCCGATGAAGTAGAAATAAAATAA
- a CDS encoding DMT family transporter yields MKEKLIGLTLVIIACLFWSISFSVSKLLLKILSPFELAFIRFFLASIFSLIVFFPKIRKASLSWNYQKPLFIAGLLGVTLYFIFENSGLKFTDASEGALIVGSFPALGLLVEYLFHREKLPLNRILGVLLSILGVFLIMSDSGLNLKFNNLFGDFLILLSGISWVIYNWEIKRVNQNYPHEVITTFQMIWGSILFIPFLFSTGLKIPKTLDAFIGIFFLAFFCSGLGYLFYNHGLKILSVSQVVNILNLIPLFGAIWGVIYLNESLTFIKIIGGVLIILGVSISSSK; encoded by the coding sequence ATGAAAGAAAAACTAATTGGATTAACATTAGTTATAATAGCGTGCCTGTTTTGGAGTATATCCTTCTCAGTGTCAAAACTCCTTCTTAAAATTCTTTCTCCTTTTGAACTTGCCTTTATTAGATTCTTTCTTGCTTCCATCTTTTCACTAATTGTATTCTTTCCCAAAATAAGAAAGGCATCCTTAAGTTGGAATTATCAAAAGCCTCTTTTTATTGCTGGTCTTCTTGGAGTTACATTATATTTCATATTCGAAAATAGTGGTTTAAAATTTACTGATGCCTCAGAGGGAGCTCTTATAGTAGGATCTTTTCCTGCCTTAGGACTCTTAGTAGAATACTTGTTTCATAGAGAAAAACTTCCTTTAAATAGGATATTAGGAGTTCTTCTCTCCATTCTTGGTGTATTTCTCATCATGAGCGATTCAGGATTAAATTTAAAATTTAACAACCTTTTTGGAGATTTTTTAATCCTACTTTCTGGAATCTCTTGGGTCATATACAACTGGGAGATTAAAAGGGTTAATCAAAATTATCCTCATGAGGTAATAACTACCTTCCAAATGATATGGGGTTCTATTTTGTTTATTCCTTTCCTTTTCTCTACAGGATTAAAAATTCCAAAAACCCTTGATGCATTTATAGGAATATTCTTTCTTGCCTTCTTTTGTTCAGGGCTTGGATATCTTTTCTACAACCATGGTTTAAAAATCCTATCAGTAAGCCAAGTAGTTAATATCTTAAATCTGATACCCCTTTTCGGAGCTATATGGGGAGTAATTTACCTCAATGAGTCTTTAACTTTTATAAAGATAATTGGTGGAGTGCTAATCATTTTAGGGGTAAGCATATCATCCTCAAAATAA
- a CDS encoding lipoprotein: protein MKKFIVLMLIIFFVFFVSGCVKQEPQADKDLSSTELNNIYDLVNSGEYNKSIQIYMSDLPGNLWPTSPVSKPELSKLIEKAPMAKSIDKVSIELNWQGPDADGWYTLTLDSSSYLKIRYYSSLKKLELKAYLDSTDTLRFVVVEEGYFVFNKNIRVDTINVYPVSGKFSFYFLAPSKNDPNKMNKFGLTLSWDDISITCLSQFNNIGILTGSMGLYMTYVDYDQNINVNNKLMANFTSSVNGADTTDPILIISGTKDSDGDPTTDGYDNFDLELPLADLLGT, encoded by the coding sequence ATGAAGAAGTTTATTGTTTTAATGCTTATTATTTTTTTTGTTTTTTTTGTTTCTGGCTGTGTAAAGCAGGAGCCACAGGCAGATAAAGATTTAAGTAGTACTGAACTAAACAACATTTATGATTTAGTTAATAGTGGGGAGTACAACAAAAGCATTCAAATCTATATGTCAGATTTACCAGGAAATTTATGGCCTACCTCTCCTGTTTCAAAACCAGAGCTTAGTAAATTAATTGAGAAGGCTCCGATGGCTAAATCCATAGATAAGGTCTCTATTGAGCTTAATTGGCAAGGACCCGATGCCGATGGATGGTATACTTTAACTTTAGATAGTTCTTCTTATCTAAAAATTAGATATTACTCCTCTCTTAAGAAGTTAGAGCTTAAAGCATACTTAGATTCTACAGATACATTGAGATTTGTAGTAGTTGAGGAAGGATATTTTGTCTTTAACAAAAATATTAGGGTAGATACCATAAATGTTTATCCTGTAAGTGGAAAATTTTCTTTCTACTTTTTAGCTCCATCTAAAAATGATCCAAATAAAATGAATAAATTTGGACTTACATTGTCTTGGGATGATATTAGCATAACTTGTCTTTCTCAGTTTAATAACATAGGTATTCTTACAGGAAGTATGGGTTTATATATGACATATGTCGATTATGATCAAAATATTAACGTGAATAATAAATTAATGGCAAATTTTACATCAAGTGTTAATGGCGCTGATACTACTGATCCAATTTTAATAATTTCAGGTACTAAGGATAGTGATGGAGATCCCACTACAGATGGATATGACAATTTCGATTTAGAGCTTCCTCTTGCTGATCTGCTTGGAACTTAG
- a CDS encoding alcohol dehydrogenase catalytic domain-containing protein — MKSKAIVFRGPFQLEIKEYDLRELEEGKILVKTIYTGVSPGTELRVLSGKQKGEKFPLIPGYENVGKVVEEGKQNIPFCFNYHPTLFDHEIDILVSRDCTYFDLLEGYKKLMKEEIIKAIFKWS; from the coding sequence ATGAAGTCAAAAGCAATAGTGTTTAGAGGACCCTTTCAGTTAGAGATTAAAGAGTATGATTTAAGAGAATTAGAAGAGGGGAAGATTTTGGTAAAAACAATTTACACGGGAGTAAGTCCAGGTACAGAGCTTAGAGTTCTTTCTGGAAAGCAGAAAGGAGAAAAATTTCCTCTAATTCCTGGTTATGAAAATGTGGGAAAAGTAGTTGAAGAAGGTAAACAGAATATTCCATTCTGTTTTAATTATCATCCTACCCTTTTTGATCACGAGATAGATATTTTGGTCTCAAGAGATTGCACTTATTTTGATCTATTGGAAGGATACAAAAAGCTGATGAAAGAGGAAATAATTAAGGCAATATTCAAATGGAGCTAA
- a CDS encoding FtsX-like permease family protein — translation MLGGFLGIFMGWFLNNLLNFALNKMLIKDSSNFVRIFYVPLPLVIATLLFALLLSAVAGLYPAIRASRLDPVEALRYE, via the coding sequence ATTTTAGGGGGATTTTTGGGAATTTTCATGGGATGGTTTTTAAATAATCTTTTAAATTTCGCTTTAAATAAAATGTTAATTAAAGACTCGTCAAATTTTGTAAGAATCTTTTATGTTCCTCTTCCTTTGGTTATTGCCACCTTACTTTTTGCTTTACTGCTTTCTGCTGTAGCAGGGCTGTATCCTGCAATAAGAGCATCAAGACTTGATCCTGTGGAGGCTTTAAGGTATGAGTAA
- a CDS encoding ABC transporter ATP-binding protein, with amino-acid sequence MEILEISNLYKDYGKKLTLKNINLSFNLGEIVGLYGPNGSGKTTFLKIVVGLLKPSKGKVLVDGKEVGVYSKSIISYLPDRNIFPLWMKIKDTYKFYRDFFDFDDKKFKNLLDFFSLKEDLSLKALSKGDMEKLLLSLSLSRKAKIYLLDEPLSGIDPSTRDKIITSILKNYYEESLMIIATHLINEIETIADRTIFLYQGEIALDENTEKIREQKKISINELFKSMF; translated from the coding sequence ATGGAGATTCTTGAGATTTCTAATCTCTATAAGGATTATGGTAAAAAACTTACTTTGAAAAATATTAACCTATCTTTTAATCTTGGTGAGATTGTAGGACTTTATGGACCTAACGGGAGCGGAAAGACTACCTTTTTAAAAATCGTAGTTGGACTTTTAAAACCTTCAAAAGGAAAAGTATTGGTAGATGGCAAAGAGGTTGGAGTCTATTCAAAATCTATAATTTCTTATCTTCCCGATAGAAATATTTTTCCTTTGTGGATGAAGATTAAAGATACTTATAAATTTTACAGAGATTTTTTTGATTTTGATGATAAAAAATTTAAAAATCTTCTTGACTTTTTTAGTTTAAAAGAAGATTTATCTCTTAAAGCACTTTCTAAAGGTGACATGGAAAAATTACTCCTAAGTCTTTCCCTTTCAAGAAAAGCCAAAATTTATCTTTTGGATGAGCCCCTTAGTGGCATAGATCCATCTACAAGAGACAAGATTATTACAAGTATTTTAAAAAATTACTATGAAGAAAGCTTAATGATTATAGCTACTCATCTTATAAATGAGATTGAAACTATAGCAGATAGAACTATTTTCCTATACCAAGGTGAGATTGCTTTAGATGAGAATACAGAAAAAATAAGGGAACAGAAGAAGATTTCTATAAATGAACTCTTTAAGAGTATGTTTTAG
- a CDS encoding ABC transporter ATP-binding protein yields MRKLLKFLKPYTYAVILAPLLMLVEVICDLYQPNLLAKIVDQGILKNNFQVILNTGLIMLGIAMIGMIGGVGCTIFSSIASQNFGKDLRNELFKKVQKLSFHSIDKFKSSSLITRLTNDVTQLQTLVMMALRIMVRAPLLFIGGIIMAISLNKNLSFIFLLSIPVLIALFLFIMKRSFPLFSEVQKRIDYVNSVVRENLVGIRLVRAFRREDYERERFKYANTALMNAIIKALMLMIIAMPLFMLIMNFSILAVLWFGGLLVERGNMQVGEVMAYINYMGQILFSLMMIGNILIFISRASASASRVVEVLEEKIDIEDKEESDTRSIESGKVKFEHVYFSYFKDREPVLIDIDFEAEAGEIIGIIGTTGSGKSTLVNLIPRLYDATSGRILVDGRDVRDINLRVLRSAISMVPQDIILFSGTIKENICWGKEDATDEEVIEAAKIAQAHDFIIRLPNGYDTVIGERGVTLSGGQKQRIAIARALIKKPKILILDDATSAVDFVTEQKIIRGLKEIMKHCTTFLIAQRVSTMMNADKIIILDRGRIVGFGTHYELLEKNPIYQEIYRSQIDEEVVKHA; encoded by the coding sequence ATGAGAAAACTTTTGAAGTTTTTAAAACCTTATACTTATGCAGTTATTCTTGCACCTCTTTTAATGCTTGTGGAAGTTATTTGTGATCTTTATCAGCCTAATTTGCTTGCTAAAATTGTAGACCAAGGAATTTTGAAAAATAATTTTCAAGTTATTCTTAACACAGGACTTATTATGTTAGGTATTGCTATGATAGGTATGATTGGAGGTGTTGGCTGTACCATTTTTTCTTCTATTGCAAGTCAGAATTTTGGTAAGGATTTAAGAAATGAGTTATTTAAAAAGGTTCAAAAACTTTCCTTTCATAGTATTGATAAATTTAAATCATCTTCTCTTATTACACGTCTCACCAATGATGTAACCCAGCTTCAGACCCTTGTCATGATGGCTTTAAGAATAATGGTAAGAGCGCCTTTACTTTTTATTGGTGGGATAATTATGGCTATATCCCTAAATAAAAATCTTTCTTTCATATTTTTATTATCAATTCCTGTCCTTATTGCTCTCTTTTTGTTTATTATGAAAAGAAGCTTTCCTTTGTTTTCAGAAGTACAAAAAAGAATTGATTATGTGAATAGTGTGGTGAGAGAGAATTTAGTTGGGATAAGATTAGTAAGGGCTTTTAGAAGGGAAGATTATGAAAGGGAAAGATTTAAATATGCTAATACTGCTTTGATGAATGCTATTATAAAAGCGCTTATGCTTATGATAATTGCCATGCCTCTCTTTATGCTGATTATGAATTTTAGCATTTTAGCTGTGCTATGGTTTGGAGGACTTCTTGTGGAAAGAGGAAATATGCAAGTTGGAGAGGTGATGGCTTATATAAACTATATGGGACAGATTCTTTTTTCTTTAATGATGATTGGAAATATTTTGATTTTTATCTCAAGGGCTTCAGCGTCAGCTTCAAGAGTGGTAGAAGTACTTGAGGAGAAAATTGACATTGAAGATAAAGAGGAGAGTGATACAAGATCTATAGAGAGCGGGAAGGTTAAGTTTGAACATGTTTATTTTAGTTATTTCAAGGATAGGGAGCCTGTACTTATAGATATAGATTTTGAGGCTGAAGCTGGAGAGATTATAGGAATAATAGGTACAACGGGTTCTGGAAAATCTACCTTAGTAAATCTTATTCCAAGGCTATATGATGCCACTTCTGGAAGAATTCTTGTAGATGGTAGAGATGTGAGGGATATAAATTTGAGGGTTTTAAGAAGTGCTATTTCCATGGTTCCCCAAGATATAATTTTGTTCTCTGGAACTATAAAAGAAAACATTTGCTGGGGAAAAGAGGATGCTACTGATGAAGAAGTGATAGAAGCTGCCAAAATTGCTCAGGCTCATGACTTTATAATAAGGCTTCCTAATGGATATGATACAGTAATTGGAGAGCGTGGGGTGACTCTTTCTGGGGGACAAAAGCAGAGGATTGCTATTGCAAGAGCCCTTATCAAAAAACCAAAGATTTTAATTCTGGATGATGCTACTTCTGCGGTAGATTTTGTAACAGAACAAAAAATAATCAGAGGGTTAAAGGAGATAATGAAGCATTGCACTACCTTCTTAATAGCTCAAAGGGTAAGTACTATGATGAATGCTGATAAGATTATAATTCTTGACAGAGGGAGAATTGTAGGTTTTGGTACTCATTATGAACTTTTAGAGAAGAATCCTATTTATCAAGAGATTTATAGATCTCAAATAGATGAAGAGGTAGTAAAACATGCGTAG
- a CDS encoding sugar-binding protein — MRRSRLFILITLLVIGLFLSLAFGQTLTATAKYGKPKIDAEMDEVWKNAEEYITDRYVQGVKGKVAYAKFRVLWDEESIYVWAEVYDSLLNKDSTNPWEQDSLEIFVDEGNEKATSYDKNDAQYRVNFENVQSYGTNASRDYFVTATKKTDFGYIVEAQVKMRTRKLNEGDVIGFDVQVNDADRFGSRVGIIAWNETENENWRNPSYLGNLKLVK, encoded by the coding sequence GTGAGAAGGTCAAGACTTTTTATCCTCATTACTCTTTTGGTTATCGGGCTTTTCCTATCCTTAGCTTTTGGTCAAACTTTAACTGCTACTGCTAAATATGGTAAACCTAAGATTGATGCAGAGATGGACGAGGTTTGGAAAAATGCCGAGGAATATATTACTGATCGTTATGTACAGGGGGTAAAGGGGAAGGTAGCATATGCTAAATTCAGAGTACTCTGGGACGAAGAAAGTATATATGTTTGGGCTGAAGTGTATGATTCACTTCTAAATAAGGATAGTACGAATCCATGGGAACAAGATTCTTTAGAAATATTTGTAGATGAGGGTAATGAAAAAGCAACCTCTTACGATAAAAATGATGCTCAGTACAGGGTAAATTTTGAGAATGTACAAAGTTATGGTACTAATGCTTCCCGTGATTACTTTGTGACAGCTACAAAAAAGACTGACTTTGGCTATATTGTAGAGGCGCAAGTAAAGATGAGAACAAGAAAACTTAACGAGGGAGATGTAATTGGATTTGACGTGCAAGTAAACGATGCTGATAGGTTTGGAAGCAGAGTTGGAATTATTGCATGGAATGAGACTGAGAATGAAAACTGGAGAAATCCATCCTATCTTGGGAATTTAAAACTTGTGAAGTGA